The following nucleotide sequence is from Arvicola amphibius chromosome 1, mArvAmp1.2, whole genome shotgun sequence.
AATGTGTCAGATGAGAAAAGCCCATGGCAATAAACTGACCCAGACTGTATTAGGTACATGCTCACAAGCGCTGCTCTAACACCCTAGGCTTGTTGACACCTACTTATCTTCCAAACATCATTTCCTTTGGGAAGACTTTACCTTTCCTTTCTCAAAGCGACTCtcttattcattttgtttcctgCTTCCATGAGGATACGGACTACCTCTCTCGTTTGCTAATGACACACAGTAGTTGTTCAAGAAAAAATGTGTGATGTGAaactcgaacccaggtcctccagctACCCaggttttttcccctcttttgcCTGTTCAGTCCCGTAGCAGCTGAAGATGGAATTCCAAAgggtaaaatttaaaatctcaatAGAAAAGAgtctattaataaaaaaaaaaaaaccttagcagAAACTGCCCAACTCAAGGTGTGGTCACCGCAGGAGGacgtcaatcaagaaaatgcccctttGCCCCAGAGGCGAGTGAAGCCGCATAGGGCCGAGGCCACACTGAGCAGCGCGCTACAACTTTCAATAGAAAACACGTGTAAAACCTCAGAGCCCGGCTGCGCACAGCTGTGCATTCAGGGCCCTGGGACAGAGGTCTTCTCCCGCCCCCCATTGGATCGAAGAACACCGCACAGCCTCTGCCGGACGCCGGGCGCAGTAAGATCCAGGTCTTGCCTTGATTTCCGTCGGGAGCAGATTCTGCCAGCAACGAGTGGTTCCCAGGTAGAGAATCTGGAGCACCTGCAGCCTTGCCGTCAGTACCCGCCTGGGACGCAGCTAAAGGCTAGGGTCTTCTCCTCGGAGCTCTGAGTAGCAGAGGGGCCCGCACTACACAGTGCCACCGTTACCCCCAAGGAACGCAGCCTCGGGGGACGTTGCTCTGGCGTGCCAGAGGTGCCCTCCTGCCGGCGACCTCCTGGCCAGCCCAGTCCCATTGCTCCTCCAGGGGCCAGACGCTGCCTGAGTTTCGGCAGTGGCGCCTTCCCGCTGGGATCCGCGTTCCTGGCACATGCCTTGTGCTCACCTCTTCGACGGTCGCAGTCGGACTCTTGGTGCCTGGCACTCTGGGGGACAGCGGGACACCCTGGAGCAGGGTCCCCGGAGCTCCGCGGCCCGCTGGTCTCGGGGGCGGGAGCTGGGCCGACGGGGGCGGGTCGGGCCAGGGGCGGAGGCGAGTCCGCGGCCCGCCCCATTGGCCGCAGGGCCTGGCGGCAGGAAGGGACCCGAGCGCGGCCCCACCCCGAGGCTGCCGGAGCCTATCGCCGGGAGCGCGGAGCGCAAATAAATGTAGCGCGGTGGCGCGGACCGGCAGCTGTGTCCGAGGGGCTGCGGTGCAGCCATGCAGTTCCCGCACCCAGGGCCCGCGGCTGCGCCCGCCGTGGGAGTACCGCTGTACGCGCCCACGCCGCTGCTGCAGCCCGCTCACCCGACGCCCTTCTACATCGACGACATCCTGGGTCGCGGGCCCGCCGCGCCCACGCCCACCCCCACGCTGCCATCTCCCAACTCCTCCTTCACCAGCCTCGTGTCCTCCTACCGGACCCCGGTGTACGAACCCACGCCGGTCCACCCCGCCTTCTCGCACCACCCTGCCGCCGCGCTGGCCGCCGCCTACGGTCCCGGTGGCTTCGGAGGCCCTCTGTACCCCTTCCCGCGGACGGTGAACGACTACACGCACGCCCTGCTCCGCCACGACCCCTTGGGTAAGGCGACCGGGGTCTGCGGGGCCGAGCGCGGGCGTCCGTGAGGAAGGCGGGGTGGCAGCGCGCGGGTGGCGGCGGGGACGGACGGGAGACGCAGGAAAAAGTTGCGGCAATAGCTCTGAGCCGGCGACTCGCGGGTGCGCGCGGAGACAGGAGGCGCGGGACTCCTGGTGGCGCGCTGCCGGCGCTGGGACGCTCGGCTACTCTGATTGCTTTCCCTGCACCTTGCAGACATCGGGGCGAGCGAAGTCGGGAGAGGCCTGGGACGCCCGGGGTAGTAGTGAAAGGCAGCCCTGGCCACGCGTGTCTGTCCGGGTGGGGCTCCCTTAGCGGGCGACACCGGGAAGAGGACGTCGGGGCGCCCCGAGCCTGGCCCCTGCAGCGCAGGGATAGCTGGCGGGCCGGGCGGTTCCTGGGCTGGGCTTGGTTCAACAAGCTTGTGTAGTGAAGGAGCCTGACCCTTTCCGTTCATACAGGAAATCTTGAGTTCTCGATAGGAGTAAATCTGGTTTCTGAAGCTGTTAAGTGTTTTCCTGGCTGCATGAAGCAGACCCTTCCCCCGGAGTAGTGCACGCTGCTGATTATTTTATCGACATCCTCAATACAGACAAATTCAGGAAACACTCGACGTCTGATAGGCAGGATCCGTTTTTCTGATATTGTTCATTTCCTCTGTGTGGGATGTGACTTTATGGCAGCTAAAATAACCAGTTGCTTCCTCtcggctccccccccccccactttggaGGCTGTTTTGCACCAGTCTGAAGCCTGACGCAAGCAAAATCTCGAAAAAACAATGCCAGCTTTCAGAATGTTTAGGTGTAGGCCCGAAGACAGAAGGACGGACATACGGACGCACCGCTACCACTTTGGAGTAGGAAGGTGCAGACCCCGAACAGTTAGGAAGGGCGGTGGAGACAACGCTGACTGCATGGGATTTTCGGGGTTTGTCCCCCGCAAGGttcataagaaagaaataagcaaCGGTGACGGAGTTCGGGGCCTGAGTCCCTCATCGCCTGCGCGGTCCGATGGCCCAGAGCGAATATGGAGGGCTTACCAGGGTTTAAAGTCAACACCCTGGCAGTTTCACTGGGGACCTCGGAGAAAATTAACATCTTAATGAATTAGCATTTTAATACCAGTATTATTTTGACATAGCCTCCAGCGCTCCCCTCCACTCACCGCTACCGGGATTTGTGGTGTGGGTGTTATATAATTTTGtactttaaaagttatatttgtatttttaatatttcaaccTGCAGGGTGTGTGGCCGGCCCCCCACTCTATCCCCTGTGGGGCAGGAACGGCCCTGGGGCAAACGTTTTCACAGAGATCGCCTTGGTTTCCTTGGGTTTCTGCTGGGCCTGAGCagaaggaagcttttttttttttttttttttttttttttttttttttttttttttttttgagacagaccaACAGGAAACACATTGACGGAAATGTTGCCATAGCCCACGGGGTGGCTTTAACTGGCCGCCCCCGCAGGCCGAGTGTGAAATCAGAGGAGGCCGAGGTGTGCTCCAGCCACGATTGGAGGCCCCACTGGAGGCCTAACACGAGCGCCCTGCTAGCGCTTCTGTGCAACCAGGCCTTGGGAAGTTTAACAACCCCACTCCTCCCATAAATGCGCATCCTTTGCAAAAACTTGTGTATGCACAAAAACTGGTCGGTTAAAGAAGATCGCATTTTAAGCCCAGCAGGGCTTCTCTCGGGGTTGAGAAGATTTGTTTGCATTTAGCCACAGGTGTGATGGTCGGGTAGTGCGGTGTCTCGAGTATCCGAGCTGGTTTGTGTGCTAATGCAGTTTAGCTGACTTTGTGCGGTGGTAGGGACTATTGAGTCCATCTGTACACCTGAGAATGTATGGGTTGGGAACAGGTCTGCGTTTTGACCTCCCGCCTTGTGTCACCTGGGACCAGGTAGGTCTGGGGACTGCCCAGAGGACTCTAGCGCCGGGGTTCACCCGCCGttcttctggcccacaggcaaGCCCCTGCTCTGGAGCCCCTTCCTACAACGGCCCCTGCACAAAAGGAAAGGCGGTCAAGTGAGGTTCTCCAACGACCAGACCATCGAACTGGAGAAGAAGTTCGAGACTCAGAAATACCTCTCCCCGCCTGAGAGGAAGCGTCTGGCTAAGATGTTGCAGCTCAGTGAGAGACAGGTCAGCCCACTGGGTCCCACAACCCCAGCTGGTTTCTAGGGCTGAAGAAACCATCCGCTCTGGGCACGTTCTGCCTCTACCCGACTGTAGGACTGATCCTCGCCATAGCCCCAGGCCCTTCTCCGCCCCTCCCCGGGTCTCTCGGGATTTGGAACTGTCTGtaaacttgctttcttttctgtaggTCAAAACCTGGTTTCAGAATCGACGCGCTAAATGGAGAAGACTCAAACAGGTATTGACATGGCTCCGTTTCTATGGAAATAAATGTTTGTATCATGTTATCTAAATGCGGAGACCTGTTATGGGTTGTATGCAAAAGTCATTTGAAGAGACTATTTAACCTCTTCACCTTGATTAAAAAGGCAAATAGTCCCGCTGAAATTCAGGATGAGTTGCTCAGGTGGCACTAATGCTAAAAGCACCTAATGCAGTTCCTATATCAATTAGCTAGGGTTTCACACACCGGCCAGTAAACCGCCTGGCTAATTGTTTTATAAACCCCATATGTTGTTTATCTCATTAACGCAGGAAAGATAAAGTAATTGACAGTAAATGACTTAAGTAGTTATCTTTGGgagaaaattgtttcttttatttacacAGCCATAATAAAACCAGGAAGGATTCAAGGGTAAATATAAAGACACAAACACCTTTAAGTCTTTATTTGCACTTTTCgaaaaagaagaattaaatatCAAAGAGTTTAAAATTATTATCCATCTTTGCCAAGCtcttaaaatgaatataaaacacataaagaaattgCCAGGCCTATTTGGAAGGTAGCTTAAACTTCCTAAGGAGTCTTTCAGTAACCTTGTTAAgaaatatacaattaaaaaaaaaagtaaagggagCATCCTCCAAAGCTACCCTGCTGACTTAGAGCTAAAGATTTGTTTTTGAGGTCCCAGACCAGGTGTTTCCAGTTCTCGGACAACCGCTGATGACTCCTGTGTATTGATCacactttatatttaaaaagaaaaaagatgctaTCCCAAAGGACATTttgaaacaacaaaaagcttcCTGTAGCTTTATTATTCAGAAGTATTTGAGGATTCCCCTCTCATCACTGACCTAGTATGGCTTCTGCAGACTTGCTCTCTGAGGAGTACATTGTTTCTCTACAGTGATTGTAACCTTATTAGACACCGGTAAGCTTAAACACTCACTGACTGCCCTTGGTTCTTATTCAAAGGCTTGGAGCTAGTTTCCCAATGACTTTTAAAACAGTACTTTCCATGAAATGTGGGAAACTTTTCCCCTAGGAAATTTTGCCTAGATTTTAAGCAAATTGCAATTGCTTCATCAATATTATTTGgtcctgtgatttttctttgtcaTGATCTTGAAATTTGGTACatagttatgtgtatatgtgctcaTAAATTACTTCAGAAGACCAACAGAAAAGGATTTTAATCTATAATTTCGAAGCTTCTTAATTTagtatatctttttcttttcttttctgggcggggggggggcttGGTATAACAAACCAGCCATTAacatttgttctttaaaatgcTAGAAAATGCTGTCTGGGGCAATATTTACAGAGCAGGGACAGTGCAGCCTGGACtgaactgagttttttttttttctcctaagctGAAGATCTTGAGATCATGGATCTGTGTTATATATAATCTCTCTCTGATGtgacttctccctcttctttcaaATGGGGACAAGAATCACAAGTGTGTCTTCTTAGGAAAGAGATTTTAGATGAAAACAGTTGATAAACTAAACTTTGTAAGCAAGCTAAAGGCTGGGGGGAaatccattttgatttttatgtcttTGATCTCACCGTCTGCATTTTCATTCCCTTCTTTCAGGAGAACCCTCAAAGCAATAAAAAGGATGAGTTGGACAATTTGGACACTCCCTGTGGCCAGGGCCGGGACTCACCCAGTGAGCAGAATAAAGGCGCCTCTTTGGAGACTTCTCAGTGTTCACCTTCCCCAGCTTCTCGGGAAGACTCTGAGATCTCAGAGGATTCGGACCAGGAAGTGGACATTGAGGGTGACAAAGGCTACTTTAATGCTGGATGATGGTCACTGGCGTCGTCTAGAGATTGGACTTGCAGATAATGTTTTGCTACAAACTGGAAGACtatgggagagaaaaagaatgtcATTCTTGTAGTGTTCTGAAACTGTTTAGTGCACTGGCTAATTAACAAATATGCATTGAAACCATAATTTTGACTTTACAGatggtatgtatatatacacacaccagtTTTAAGTTGATAAAGTGGCTAAATGCATCCCTATTAATTTCTATTTATGAGAAGTAATTTGAACTttcatttaaaacttaaattataaCTTTAAAGGTTTTAATAGGCTGTGCTTGAATGACTTTTCCTAAATCTGTGGCTATACCCTCAGACTTCAGAGGGTCACTTAGAAAGGGGGCCCACATTTGTGGCTTCTTGGAGCAGTTTAAAAGGACACACTTGACTTTTACATAACATCTTACATTGCTGCCTTAGCTCCAATGCCATTCCCGAGCACCTGGATCTAGGAGTGTGCTCTTATAAGCAAGATAGTTGATAAGGTTCTGAAAATCTTGTATTTCTCACCCAGTGCCTTTGTTAAGGGATGGCACAGTCTGACAGGCAGGGAAACCGACTCGACTCATTTGTGACTGCAGGTAATCCCATGTGAACTAGAACTAGCAGGACAATTAAATGTAAGTAGATTGTAGATAGTGTGTTTTATAGAAACAATGTATAGCATGTATATAGAATTATTCCGTGTAAAAATCCTGCCAAAatgatgtttgatttttttaaaaaatttttttacttGATGAGTTAACTGTCGTGACCCTATTGGAATTCTCATTCTTTGCTTAAAAAGACCTAAACACATTACTTGAATGGCTTtggggtatgtgtatgtgcttggcACAGGGCTAGGGGTAGGGGGCCCGATGGACGGTGGGGTGCCCATCTCCTGGAGTGTGAATTTGAGTTTTCTTAGGAGTGTTAGCTGGAGcagatgtgtgtgttggggaccGAGCAGGGCAGGTTGGAGCTGCTACGAACACCATCGATTGGTGTGTGTGGCCACTGGCCTTGACCAGCATGAGTCAACAGTGCGTTACCCTCACTCTGTCGGGAGGGAGCCGAGCTGCTGTGCTTTGTGTGGGGCAAGGAAGGGTTTGGAGGAGCAGGAGATTTAGAAACTCTGGGAACGTGAAAGTCAGCGGCCTAGAGAGAATGAGAGTGATAGCCGCTGCTCTGAGGTGCTAGCCCGTGTGAGGCCCGTGTGAGACCCGTGGGACCAGCACTCCGCCTCAcccccccctcccacacacacacataggtttCCCTTTGGTAACTCTGTCCCTTTGGGGACaacaagcagaagcaggaagcatcAGGAATCTGATGGCTGGGAAGAGTGTGTGGGAAGAGTGCTGACAGGCCTCCCACAGAGACCTTCTGAGGAGAGGCCCAACTTGGCCTCTGTGGAGTCTTCTAGTTGTGCAGTAAAGAGCCTGTGACAGAATCTGTTCGAGGAAATCTGTCACTCCCCATACGTAGACATCCAGGAGAAGATGGGTTCTCACACCCTGCCTCCTGAGAGTCCAAGAAGGCCATGGAGTTGCGGGTGAATTCGGTTTCCAGAAAATACTGAGCACTGAGTGGTCCTTAGGCAGAGGGCAAGGGTAGGCCTGGGAGCTTAAAGGTCTAGGTTGTAATTTTAGTTCTTTGTCTcagaacttcaagagaatgtCCCAATTGAGCTACGTGACCGGCTCCAGGTCCCTCAGTCCCAGCCCTGCAATGCCTGATTCTCACCTCGCCTGGATGTCAGAGCCCAAACGAGCCATCCAGAGGGAGAGTTTTGTTTCCCATCAGCAGCAGGCCCCTAGTTCTAGACCTGCCTAACAGGTTACATGAAGTTTCAAAGGCCGTAGTCGGTCTGCTCTGAAAGTGGGACTGTCTCTATCCACATTCTGGAGAATGAGGCATTTGAATGGAATTAAAATGATCCTGAAATCTCTGTGTTTCATTGCTGGAGATAACCTCTGGGTAATGTTTACTCGCGGGAGGAACTGGATCATGACTGCTAGGCAGAAGGTCAGCAGCTTCTGTATTGATTGACACTAGAAAAGCTAAGGGGTGAAATCTCGTTTTAAAGTAGACAATTCGCTGAAAGCATGCTGTTTTCCAATTGGAAGCTAGCCCAGGTTCCCTTCAAAGTCGCTCGGGTTCTGGTTCTGTACATGCCCTTAAGACTTGAGCATGTTGGTTGGAGGAGGCCCAGCCTTGTCAGGACGCAGGTTAACATTAACTCTTCAGAAGGTGCTGTTACAGACTGCCAATGGATATTTACAAACTCTTGCTACAATCCagacattttttcctttgtttgtccTTTGGCTGTCTCACGTTGGAGCAGCATAGATGACCCTTATGGCACAGCTCCTGTCttgttttttaactctttttttttttaatcaggagaTTCAACTTGAAAAACGGTTATCATttagcagaaagacaaacagaaaagcacattTTTGTAAGCAAAACGTTAATGATTGGAAGAATTGTCCTAATTTCACCATGGCAGTGTGTGATTAATCCCCTGGGTCGTGTACTTATTCTTTAAGTTATTCAGTTCATTGCTCTTTGATATCCAGAACCCTACCTGACTTAATAGGGTATTGATCTTGCTGGATGATGTACTTTGACTCTTTACACAACATCACTTTTAAGGATGACTAGTCTGTTGCGTACTATTTTATTTAGAGAACTGTTGCgtaaggtttcttttttctttttatggtttttctcAGGGTGAAAACTGATAAGACATCTTGTGGGAAGAGCGGAAACATCGCTGATAGTGAAAGTATCTATTCTCTCTCAGCATCTCTGACAGGCTCTTTCGTTTGTGGTTTTATCACTGTGAATATTCAGCTTGGTTAAAATGTGGACAGGACAAGGATTCAAGAAAACGACTCTTTCGGTTCGGGGGAAGTGCCCTTAACTAGGGATGGAAAACTCCAGAATTTCCACTCTAGCCATACTGCCTGTGGAAatgatttctctttaaaatccTGTAATTTGTGATCCAGTGGATCTGTGACTGGAGGTTTTATGCACACACGagctcacgcacacacacgcgtgcacacacgcgtgtacgcacacacacacacacacacacacacgaacgacAGAATGTGGAACACCAACACCAGCCACCACGTGGATAGGAGCTTGTTGTGGTCATAATTAATCACACACTGTACTAACATTTACTCTTCTTCCATTGGGTTTTTTTGAAACCCCAGGTGGACTCTGTAAGAGCCCAATATAAATttgttccttgattttttttttattgttatctaAACACAGAAGCACTTGGCAGATTCCTTATCATAACTTCAAGGTCCACAGAACAGCAGCTTctgaggaagctggaggcaggcaggCGGGAGTCCCCTCCCTGACTGCCTGGGGATCTGTAGTCTAGCCTCCAACCCTTTGGATGCCATACTTGGGAGGAGGCAACTGTACCTGGAGCCCAGTGAACGCCACGGTTGGCAAACCCAGGAGTCTAGGCCGCAGCCCGAATCTTCAGAAGTTGGACACACAAATCTCTTCAGACTGAGACGCTGTAGGAAGGAGAACTTGGAGCTACCATTTCCTGTCTGCAGAGGATCATGACTTTGGAGCATCCGGTCGCCACCGCGAGCTTTTCGAGGCTGCCCACGGTTTTCCTGCCCAGCTcttatcttttcccttttctagGGGAAGGAGGAGGTCATTGATCACttagggtgattttttttcagatgaaaacCAGTGAGAATGGCTTTCTATTGTAGAAAGTTTAGTCAATGTGTTATTTTTCTAATCCTTTAGGATCCCTTTTCATTTGAAAGGAGAGTGCCaatacaaaaacaacagcaacaattaaaaaaaacccttaagaTATGCAGATGAACAAGTACGGAGGAACTAACAGTAAAGGGTCCCCTCCCAGTATTCAAAAGTACTTGTAGGGAGAGAGGCCTGTTGGGCCTGTCTCAAccattatgttttatatattgtatagCTTAATCATATCCTCCCATCTTTcctcacactttctttttttgttcttattcattCTCCCCCACCCAGGATGCTTTACActcatttagtttatttttccattaagaacagaaaatgaataatCTCAACTCTTTAGATGTCAGTGTAAGGGGCAATGTTTTCTTGAAATTTGTATGAGCGTTCCTCTTTCGTCTGAGCTGAGAATGCCTTAGCTGTGTGAGGAATCAAGCAGTACCAGGGCCTCCCCAGAAGATCAACAGTAGCAGAACTTAGAGGGTCCAGGCACTTAGCACCCCTGGGGCACATGGATGCTTTGGAGAGGATGGGGCAGAGCCAGTCAGGGCTCATGatttgaagaaaggaaacaggatgCTGGCCCATAAGGAGGCTTGGCCAAGAATTCAGGTCTGGAAGTGGAAGAGGGCAGGGAAAACGCACGACTTTTATCATCAAAGTTTTTGGATTTCAGGATTTTGCTAAGGGATTGTAGACCCACGTTCTCCtctgctctttgcttttgcatctgCAGTTCCTCTCCCTTGAGCCCCCTTCTGCTGGGTAACCTCATGGCTGTCTCCTGACATGCACCTTGAACCCAGCCATCCTGTGTATAGCCATCAAAtccttttctccatcccttccccaaatttccttttctctatttcACCTTTTACAACAGGACACGTTTTCAGGAGATCAAGGCAGGGAGCTTGGGAAGCCATAgcctttctggcctgcagaatgtGTCACAGGCcaccctgggcaacttagtgagaccttgcctcagaaataaaaagtaaaaagagggcgAGAGGCCTAGATCCAGTCCCTAGCACCAGCAAATAGATagtgtgcatgtgagtgagtgggtgggtgggtgcgtgtgcatgtgtgcgttcatgcgtgtgtgtgtgtgtgtgtgtgagagagagagagagagagagagagagagagagacagacagagacagagagtaacCTTGGAAGGCTACATAGATGAGGCTGGGCTTCAACTCTTGGTCCtctgttctgggattacaagcaggagccaccatgcctggctcaggatatatatatatatatatatatatatatatatatatatatatatatatatatacacatatataataactaagttatttcttttatatctctTCACTGATATTAACTGAGAGTCaggatttttatctgttttttttttttcaggactgtACTTTTCTACCCCTAAAAGTAGTAAGCATTTGGAAAATGTGATTCAACAAATAGATGAACATGCTTTAGGAGTTATTATTACTAGtattgctattgttattattaacagagactcactgtgtagccctggctgccctggaactcactatatagaccaggctgcctcaagctcacaaggatccacctgtctctgtctcccaactgctgaAATGATAAATATCATGCAATGTCTTTAATTGTTTCTATCCGCATGACAGCTCTGTGAGGTCATTCCTGTTATCAGCCTCGTTGTTTTCCAGGTAAAGAAACCGTCACAGAGAAGAGAATCCACTGGTCTCGTGTTCTTGGTCATTGCCACAGTGGGAATCTCAATATGCTAAGTCTTCTTTGCttgtgtcttcttttcttttttctttctttcttccttctttttttgagacatgattacACGTAGCCCAGGATGAACCTGAACTGCTGGTCTTCCCGCCTTCTTttgccctgtgctgggattacaggtatgaaccaCTACTCTTGGCTCGATTTGTAAGTGgagtgggttgttttttttttcctttttttctttttgagacagggtttctccgtgtagctttgactgttgtttgtggaactcactctgtagatcaggctggcctcgaactcacagattcacctacCTCAGCTTcgtgagtgccgggattaaaggcgtgcgccaccacttcccagcacGGAGTAgggttttgttgttcattttaaatatcatttcccTTAATGCAAGTCTAGAGTTAAAATTTGAGGATAGGGAATTTTTGTGGGTGTAGCACATTATTCTATCTGCTAACTAAACCAAAACCAGGACCATTTCCTTGTCTCCTGGGGGAAATGACCATAATAAAATACATGATCTTGCTTGAAGTACTTTAGAATGAATGTTTTAAGTTAGTTTACAAAGCAATGGGTTTTTATCAGGGGctctacatacatgtgtgtcATAGTTTATTCTCATTCTCCTTCCCACTCTGCTTTGTGTACCCTCTTGGCCAGCCTCTTCCTTCTTTGAGTTAGCCTCCCTGTTTTTCACATTCATATCCTTTGCTCTCTCTATTCCCTTCACAACCCCTTCCTCTTTGTACtactcacccccccccacacacacatgctttcacACACCTCCCCCTGCCACCCCAAAACAGGGTCTCTCcgctacacagccctggctgttctggaactctatgtagaccaggctggccttgacctcacagagatctgcctgcctctgcctccctagtactgcaCACTTTTAGTTCTAGATTCTCTGTAcatgaaaacaacaaacaaaaacatttggtatttttctGAATCTGGCACGTTTTGCTTGATATAACAATTACCACCTGTATCCATCTTCTTGCAAATTAATGGTTTTATCTTCCTTTACAGCAGGGTGAAATTCCACTGATACACATGGTATATCTTTCAGAGCATTCAAAACTTGTCTGCCTCTGATCTTTCATGTTCCTTCATGTTCCAAACTGTATAGTATATTTCTTTTAGGCTATCCACCACTGCGTGTTTTGCAGAAAACTCTAAACAATACAGGCAGTGGCTTCCTTCTGTTTCCCCAGCATCCAGGACGGTTTTTGGCGTGTAGTAAGCTTTTAATGGACATTGTACAATAGAATGAAAGTGAAAGCGGAGTCTCTTCCCCAAAAGGTAAGAGAGGCATTTTCTCCTCCCCAAGGCTGGCATCATCATCCCATTTCTCATTCTTTGGCCACAGGAAAAACCCTTCTCCTAGATGGCCCCAGGAACACCGCAATTACTCATGGGTCCTGATGCTGGAGAGAGGCCCAGGTTTTAGAATGGGTGGGGAGAGGACACAGAAGTCTGTAGAAGCCTAAATAAGCTTTCAGAGAACCTTCCCTATTTTTACAGCATACATTTTAAGAGGAAGTGCTTCTGTGGTTTTTATTGGCTATCTCTCCTTTCCAACTTGGCCATTTCATTCAAGGTCCGATTCACACTTCTCAATTTCAAGCGAGAGTTTTATTGAAAGTATGTCAgcttacttaaaattaaaaaaagacaccGTTTGGGGTGGGCTGTTATTGCTATTTACCAGTATCGCCATTTGGCAAGTGGAAGCAGGAAACACAAATGTCTTTCAACAATTTCTGAAAGTATTTCACAAACTGCAGGGAATAGAGAGAGTGTCTATGTCAAGTTCTCACTTTCCTTAGCTTCGAGTGGAAATCCACATTATGACACACTTTCCATTAATCGTGAATTAGACCAGGCTAATTCAATTAAT
It contains:
- the Hhex gene encoding hematopoietically-expressed homeobox protein HHEX yields the protein MQFPHPGPAAAPAVGVPLYAPTPLLQPAHPTPFYIDDILGRGPAAPTPTPTLPSPNSSFTSLVSSYRTPVYEPTPVHPAFSHHPAAALAAAYGPGGFGGPLYPFPRTVNDYTHALLRHDPLGKPLLWSPFLQRPLHKRKGGQVRFSNDQTIELEKKFETQKYLSPPERKRLAKMLQLSERQVKTWFQNRRAKWRRLKQENPQSNKKDELDNLDTPCGQGRDSPSEQNKGASLETSQCSPSPASREDSEISEDSDQEVDIEGDKGYFNAG